The Amycolatopsis sp. QT-25 genomic sequence TCGATCGGCGAGCATCCGATCGGCCTGCTCACCCGGCTGCGGTTCCGCGTCACCGTCAACACCGACAACCGGCTGATGAGCGGCTGCTCGATGACCAGCGAATTCGCGGCGCTGGCCGAGGCGTTCGGCTTCGGGCTCGCCGATCTCGAGTGGTTCACCATCAATGCGATGAAATCCGCGTTCCTCGATTTCGATCAGCGGCTCGACATCATCACCACGGTCATCGAGCCGGGCTATGCCGCCTTGCGTTCGTTAGCATAGACAACTATCGTTCACTATATAGGAAAACTTTCTCAATTAGTGGAACGGTGGTCATCATGACGCAGGTCGGGGACGTGGGGGTCGGAGGAAAAAGACGCTGGCTCGTCCTCGCGCTCGGCCTCGCCGCGCAGACCGCAAGCTGTTCGTTCCTCTACGGTCTCCCGTTCCTGGTGCCATCCATGCAGCGTGCGGAGGGGTTGTCGCTCGCCGAAGCGGGAACCGTGGTCGCGGCGCCGAGTCTTGGCCTGTTGTTCACCTTGATCCTGTGGGGCGCGGCCGCGGACCGTTACGGAGAGCGTTTGGTAATGGCCCTCGGGCTCGGCGGTTCGGGGTTACTCCTCGTGTACGCGGCCGTCGGCGACCACTCGCTCGCGGTCCTCTTCGGAGTGTTTCTGCTCGCCGGTGCGAGCACCGCGTCAGTGAACGCCGCGAGCGGCCGGGCCGTCCTCGGCTGGTTCGGCCCGGCCGAGCGGGGCTTCGCGATGGGTATCCGCCAGATGGCCCAGCCGCTCGGGGTGGGCGTCGCCGCCTTCGGTCTCCCGCCGCTCGCGGATCGCTGGGGTTTCCAGGTTTCGCTCATCCTGCCCGCGTCGACCGCGATCGCCGTCGCGCTGCTCGTCGCCCGGCTGCTGGTCGATCCGCCGCGTCCCGAGGCCGAAGCGGGCAAGCGGGAGAAGCCGCCGTCGCCGTACCGGAAGCCGGCGTTGTGGCGGGTCCACGGCGCGAGCGCGCTGCTGGTGGTCCCGCAGTTCACGGTCTCCGCCTTCACACCCGTGTACCTGGTGACCATGCACGGCTGGACGGCGGCGTCCGCGGGCTGGTTCGTCGGCGCCGTCCAGATCCTCGGCGCGTTGGGCAGGATCGTGTCGGGTTACTGGTCCGACCGCGCCGGCAGCAGGCTGCGGCCGATGCGGCAGCTGGCGGTCGCGAGCGCCGCGGTGATGCTGCTGGTCGCGCTCGGGGACGCGACGTGGCCGTGGCTGGTGCTGCTCGCGCTCGTGCTGGCCGCGGTGATCACCGTGTCGGACAACGGGCTCGGGTTCACCGCCTCGGCGGAGATGGCCGGGCTCGCGTGGGCGGGACGGGCGATGGGCACGCAGAACACCGGCCAGAACATCGCCGCGGCACTCACGCCGCCGCTGCTGGGCCTCGTGATCGGTGATGCGCGGTACGCCTTGGCGTTCTGCGTGGCCGCGGTCTTCCCGATGCTCGCCGTGGCGGTGGTGCCCGTCAGGCACGAAAAGGACCCCTCAGGACGAACCTGAGGGGCCCTTTCGCGGGTGGATCAGACTACCGTGAGGCGGTTCTCGAAGGTCTCGACGAGCTTGCGCCACTCGGACTGCTCGGCGTCGAACGGAGCGCTCGGCTCCAGGCGCGACGGGTCCGGCCGCAGCACGAACGACACCAGCCAGCCAAGGCTTTCGTTGCCGGCCAGCGCGGTCTCGACGCTGTCGTCCTCGGCCCATTCGGCGGCGTCGGTGATCAGCTCGACGGCCAGCTCCAGCTGGGTCGGGTCGATCGCCTCGGGGCCTTCGGCGATGTCGTCGGCGATCCCGTTCAGCACGTAGGTGTTCTCGGCGTCGACGTCGATCTCGAGCTCACCCGCGATGGCCTTCGTGGTCACCTCGTCCCAAGTGGACACGTGGGAGAGGTCGTTGTCCGCCAGTTCCTTGTCGTCCGCGATCGCGCGGACGAGGGCCTTCTCGGAGGTGAAGACGTCGATCTCGCCTTCGCTGCCGAGGAAGATCGGCTTGTCGTCGAGGTAGCAGCGCAGCGTGTAGTACTCGGCGCCGGAGGTGATGATCTTGATCGGGTCGATGCCGACCTCGCCCCAGAACCCGACGGGCTCGTCGTCGTCGTCCTCGTCATCGACATCGTCGACGAGGTCCTCGTCGACGGCGGCCGCTTCGGCTTCGGCGGACTCCGCGAGGAAGGTCGCGAGCTCCTCCGCCGTCTGCTCCAGCACCTTCTCGTCGACGTCGGGCGCGGTCACCAGACCGTCGATCGCGTCGAGGACGGTGTCCCACTTCTCGGAGACCGCCTGCGACAGGTCCGCCCAGAGACGCTCGCCGTCGCGGCCGGAGAAGGGCAGCGTGCCCTGATCCAGCAGCGAGAAGCTCTCGTGCGCGTCGAGGACTTCGTGGACCTCTTCGAGCTCGCACACGTCCGCGAGCGAACGCACGATGCCGATGATCTCGGCCAGCTCACCGAGCGTCCACTGGTCCGGCTTCTCGGCGACCAGCTCGGGGACACCCACCAGGTCGTAGGTGTGGTCGTCGTCCGGGATCAGCTCGGGCACGTTCAGCGCGGGCACGACCTCCCACGCCGGGTGGTCGAGCAGGTCGTGCTGCTCGGAGGTCCGAACGAAGGCGGCGAGATGCGCGGCGTCCGGGAAGGCGTACAGGTCTTCCTCGTCGCCGAGGAAGGCTTCCCATTCCTCGCCGTCTTCCCGCCAGCGCGGCGCCCAGAGGGTGACGACGTCACCTTGGGGCAGGCCGAGTTCGATCGGGATGATGTCCTGTGCCATTCCTAAGCCCTCTCGGATTACCGCCTGTGTGCGCGCGACCGGGCGTTGCCTGCCCGATGGGTGCGCGGTACCGCGAAGCCTACGGGTTTCCGGCTGAGGGCGCGATCACCCCTCGCCAAGAAGCGACCAACGGATGGCACGATAGGTCCTCTGATGACACTTACAGACCTCCTGCCTGCGCGTCCCGACCCCGACTCGCTGTTCGAAGCCTTCTCCACCTGGACGGCCGAGCGCGGACTCGAGCTGTACCCGGCGCAGGAAGAGGCCATCATCGAAGTGGTCTCCGGGGCGAACCTGATCCTGTCGACACCGACGGGCTCGGGAAAGAGCCTGGTCGCCGTCGGGGCGCACTTCACCGCGCTCGCGCACGGCCGCCGCAGTTACTACACGGCGCCGATCAAGGCGCTCGTCTCGGAGAAGTTCTTCCAGCTCATCGAGATCTTCGGCGCGGAGAACGTCGGCATGATGACCGGCGACTCGGCGGTCAACGCCGACGCGCCGATCATCTGCTGCACGGCGGAAATCCTGGCGAACATGGCGCTGCGCTTCGGTGCCGACGCGCCGGTCGGACAGGTGATCGCGGACGAGTTCCACTTCTATTCGGAGCCGGATCGCGGCTGGGCCTGGCAGGTGCCGCTGCTGGAACTGCCGAAGGCGCAGTTCGTGCTGATGTCGGCGACGCTGGGCGACGTCTCGTTCTTCGAGAAGGACCTCACCCGCCGGACGGGCCGTCCGACCGCGGTGGTCACCTCGGTGGAGCGGCCGGTGCCGCTGACCTTCCGCTACGCGCTGACGCCGTTGCACGAGACGATGTCCGAGCTGCTCCACGGCGGTCAGTCGCCGGTGTACGTCGTGCACTTCTCGCAGGCCGCGGCGATCGAACGCGCGCAGACGCTGATGAGCATCAACGTCACCTCGAAGGCGGAGAAGGAGGCCATCGCCGAGACGCTCGGCGACTTCCGGTTCTCGGCCGGGTTCGGGAAGACGCTGTCGCGGCTGGTCCGGCACGGGATCGGCGTGCACCACGCCGGCATGTTGCCGAAGTACCGGCGTCTGGTCGAGCAGCTCGCGCAGGCCGGGTTGCTGAAGGTGATCTGCGGGACCGACACCCTCGGCGTCGGCATCAACGTACCTATTCGCACGGTGGTCTTCTCGGCGCTGACGAAGTACGACGGCGTACGGCAGCGGCATCTCAAGGCGCGCGAGTTCCACCAGATCGCCGGTCGCGCCGGCCGCGCCGGGTACGACACCGACGGCTACGTCGTCGTGCAGGCACCGGACCACGTCGTCGAAAACGCCAAGGCGCTGGAGAAGGCGGGCGACGATCCGAAGAAGAAAAAGAAGATCGTCCGCAAGAAGGCACCCGAAGGGTTCGTCAACTGGACGGAGAGCACCTTCGACCGGCTGATCGCGGCCGAGCCGGAACCGCTGACGTCGAGCTTCCAAGTGAGCCACTCGATGCTGCTGAACGTCGTCTCGCGGCCGGGCAACGCGTTCGACTCGATGCGGCATCTGCTGGAGGACAACCATTCCGACCGTCCCGCCCAGCGGAAACTGATCCTGCGCGCGATCGCGATCTACCGCGCGCTGCTCGCGGCGGGGGTCGTGGAACGGCTCGGCGAACCCGACGAGCAGGGCCGCATCGTGCGGCTCACCGTGGACCTGCAGTTCGACTTCGCGCTGAACCAGCCGCTTTCGCCGTTCGCGCTGGCCGCGATCGAACTCCTCGACGTCGAGTCGCCGTCCTATCCGCTCGACGTGGTGTCCATTGTGGAATCCACTGTGGACAATCCGCGTCCGGTGCTGTCGCAGCAGCAGTTCAAGGCGCGGGGTGAAGCCGTTCAGGCGATGAAGGCCGAGGGCATCGAGTACGACGAGCGGATGGAGCTGCTCGAGAACGTCACGTATCCGAAACCGCTCGAAGAACTGCTGGAAGCGGCGTATTCCCGCTACCGGCAAGGGCATCCGTGGGTCGAGGACTACGAGCTCAAGCCGAAGTCCGTCGTGCGCGACATGTACGAGCGCGCGATGAACTTCGTGGAGTACATCGGTTTCTACCAGCTCGCCCGGTCGGAAGGGCTGGTGCTGCGGTACCTCACCGACACCTACGACTCGCTGCGGCACACGGTTCCCGACGAGGCGAAGACCGAGGGGTTGCAAGACCTCATCGAATGGCTCGGCGAACTGGTGCGCCAGGTCGACTCCAGCCTCCTGGACGAATGGGAAGCCCTGCGTCATCCGGAAGAGGAAGGCCCGGTGTCGACGAGGCCACCGTCCGAGCCGCCCGCGGTCACGCGGAACGAGCGGGCGTTCCGGGTGCTCGTGCGGAACGAGCTGTTCCGCCGGGTGGAGCTGGCCTCGCGGCGGGCGTACGGGACGCTCGGCGAACTGGACGCCGCGTCGGGCTGGGACGCCGACGCGTGGGAAGACGCCATCGAGGACTACTTCGACGAGCACGAAACCCTCGGCATCGGCCCGGACGCGCGCGGGCCCAAGCTGCTGATCATCGAGAAGGAGACGGAGATCTGGCGGGTGCGGCAGATCTTCGACGATCCGGCAGGCGACCACGACTGGGGCATCAGCGCCGAGGTCGACCTGGCGGCTTCGGACGAGGCGGGCTCGGCGGTCATCCGGATCACGGCGGTGGACCAGCTCTGACGCTTCGTGAGTGGTAGGGACGATTCCTACCGTCCTTGCCGCTCACCACCTGTGAGTACATGAAGGCCCCCTTCCTTGCGCCAGACGCAAGGAAGGGGGCCTTCATGTACTCCACGGTCGTCATGTTCGCCCCAGCCGAAGCGTCATGGCCGTCGAACCAGAGCCCCACCATGAACGCCATGTCGCCTCCATGAGCCGGGCCCGGTCGAGGCCACCCGCGACCAGCGGCGTGCACCCGATGTCGCGGACCAGTTCGCTCACTTCGCCGACTTGTCACCGCAGATCGGTACCGCCGGCGGACGGCCGCCGAACATCGGCGGAGTCATCCTCCAGACGTCCACGTGGCCTCAACGGCCTGGTCAGCAGACGGGACTGCAGCCGGCGGACGGCGAAGGTCGAGTACTCGCTGACGGACCTTGGGACCACGCTGCTGGCGCCCATCGAAGCCTTCGGGGAGTGGGCGTCCAGGCACGGCGACGAGGTGATGGCGGCGCAGGACGAGGTAACCCGGTTAGGCGTAACTCGCGTGCTTGGAGGCGTAACTCGCGTGATTGGACGGCGAACTAGCGTGCTTGGAGGCGTAACTCGTGTGATCGGGGGTCGCTCTGGCTCACCGAGTCCGTGAAGGCCTCCTTGAGGGACGCTGGGTCCCTCAAGGAGGCCTTCACGGACCGGGCCGGGGAGTCGACCGCGACCGGGAATTCAGGACATCCCACGGCCTACGCGAGCGAGAGTGCCTGACCAGGGCAGATGTGCACGGCGGTGCGCGCGTTCTCTTCGGCTTCAGCGCCTTTTGGTTCGGCGTTCAGCACGATGACCGTTCCGTCGTCCTCGCTCTGGTCGAACAGATCGGGGTCGGTGAGCACGCACTGGCCCGCGCCCACACACTTCCCGGTGTCCGCGATGATCTTCATGGATCCTCCTACCAGGTGACCGGAAGGGCGTGGAGGCCGTAGATCGACGAGTCGTGCTTGAACGGCAGCTCGTCGACCGGAACGGCGATCCGGATGCCCGGAATACGCTTGAACAGCGTATCGAACACGATCTGGAGTTCCATCCGCGCGAGATTCTGGCCAAGGCACTGATGCACGCCGAACCCGAACGCCACATGGTGCCGCGCGCCGCGTTCGATGTCGAAGGTGTCGGGGTTCTCGAACCCGTCCGGGTCGTGGTTGCCCGCGTTGCTCAGGCCGACGACGCCCTCACCCGCGCGGATGAGCGTGCCGCCGATCTCGACGTCCGCCGTGGCGACACGTGAGGTGGCGATCTCCGCGATGGTGAAGATCCGCAGGAGTTCTTCGATCGCGGGCAGGGTCTTGTCCGGGTCCGCCTTGATCTTCGCCAGCTGGTCCGGGTTCTCCAGCAGGGTCACCGTGCCGAGCGAGATCATGTTCGCCGTCGTCTCGTGCCCGGCGATGAGCAGCAGGAACGCCAGGCCCACGAGTTCGTCGTGGTCCTCCTCGCCCGCTTCCCGCTGCTTCAGGATTTGACGGCCGAGAAGATCGTCTTCGGTCGCGTCCGCTTCCTTCTTGGTGACGAGTTCGTCGAGATAGTGCTCGAGTCGCTCGAACGCGGTCATCCGTTCTTCGGCGGTGACTTCCCGGCTGAGCATCTTGGAACTGCAGGCCTGGAAGAAATCATGGTCCGCATACGGGACACCGAGCAGTTCGCAGATCACCAAGGACGGGACCGGCAGGGAAAGCGCCTGAACGAGGTCGGCGGGTCGGGGACCGGCGAGCAAGGCGTCGATGTGCTCGTCGACGATCTGCTGGATCCGCGGCTGGAGCGCTTTCATGCGTTTGACGGTGAATTCGCCGACCACGTCCCGCCTGGCCCGGCTGTGTTCAGGCGGGTCCATCGCGATGAGCGACGGGCGGAACGGCTTGTCTTCGCGGCGGATCTGCCGCGCGACCATCATCGGGAACGAAGGATTCTGCCGGTCGGAGCTGAAATGCGGGCTGCTCAGCATTTCGCGGATGTCCTCGAGCCGGGTGAGTGCCCAAGCCGTCTGGCCGGACGGCAGGCCGACCCGGGAAATCGGACTTTCCGCGCGAAGCTTCTCGTATTCGGGCGGCGGCGAAAACGGGCATTTCCGTTCCAGCGGCAAGGTCGCGGTGGTTTCCTCGACGTCGGTCATCGGGTCGTCCTTCCCCAGGTGTCGGGTGGCTCGGGCGGTAGCGGACAGGGAACCCCAAAAGATATGCGGATGGTTTCATTCCGCTTATGCCACCAAGGTACTCAAGCGGAGACAGGTCGTCCACTCGCGAAGGAGTGGTTTCCCGGAGCACGTGAGGGGCATGTCCTCACGTGCGAGAATCACGGCCCTGAAGGACCTTCGAGAGGCGAGGATCATGACTGCCGACCCCGAGACCCGCTTGCGCGCCGACGCGCGCCGGAACCGGGATCAGATCCTGGCCGCCGCGAGAGCCATCTTCGCCGCCCAGGGCGCCGAGGTCCCGATGGAGGAGATCGCACGCTCGGCGGGCGTCGGCGTCGGCACCCTCTACCGGCGCTTCCCGGACCGGGACGCGTTGATCCGGGCGGTCGCCGTCGACAACTTCGACCGGGTGCTCAGGGACGCGAAAGCCGCGAGGGACCAGGAGTCCTCCGACTGGGACGCCCTGATCCGGCTCCTGCACCAGTCGATGGAACTCCAGCTGAGCATCCAGCTCGCGATGGTGTCGCCCCGGGCACTGGTGATCCTGAAGAGCGACCCGGCGATCAAGGCCCTGCGTGACGAGCTGGTCCTGGTGATGGACGCCTTCGTCCGGGGCGCGCAGGCGGAGGGCAGGCTCCGGACGGACGTCGGCACGGGTGACGTCGCCATCCTGTTCGCGACGTTGCTGCGGCAGATGCCGGGCAAGGGCCAGGAGGTCGCGCGGATGGCGGCCCGGCGCTGCATCGGGATCATGATCGACGGCTTGCGGGCCGCCGAGGCGAGCGAGCCGCTCCCGGGCCGGGCCTTGACCGGCGCCGACCTGGATCCGTGAATCCGTGAAGCCGTCGCCCCGGGGTGGGCCCTCTTCGCCGAGCAGCTCCCGCCGCGACAGCCGGCACGGCTTACTTCCGGCAGTACATGAAGGCACCCTTCCTTGCGCCTAGCGCGAGGAAGGGTGCCTTCATGTACTGCTTCAGGTCTGGCGGGCGTGTCCGCGGGCAGCCCAGCCGGAGTGCTATGCCACTTTGACCGCGCCCTCGGCGTGTACATGAAGGGCCTCTACGTAGTCCAGGGTGTCCAACTGTCCGAATCGGGTGGTCAGACGCCCAGCGGATGCCAGACGGTCTTCGCTTCCAGGTACCGCCGCAGCCGTGCGATGTCGGCGTCGGCGGTCCAGTCCGGTTCGACGTCCGGGACGGTCAGGACGCGCTTCACGGTGCCTGCGGCATCGCGCGCCAGGTCCGCCCGCGCGGCCGGCTCGGCGCCCGCCGGGTCGAGGGCGTTGACGTCTCCGTGCGAAGCCAGCCACGAGCCCAGTTCCGCCGCGCGACCGGTCAGGATGTTCGCGACCCCGCCGGGCAGGTCGGAAGTCGCCAGGACCTCCGAAAGCGTGATCGCGGGCAGCGGCCGGTCCGCGCTGGAGACCACCACGGCCGTCGAACCCGTCGCCAGCACCGGCGCGAGCACGCTCACCAGGCCGAGCAACGACGACCGCTGCGGGGCCAGCACACCCACCACCCCGGTCGGTTCCGGGACGGTGAAGGAGAAGTACGGACCGGCGACCGGGTTCGCGCCACCGAGCACGGTCGCGATCTTGTCCGTCCAGCCCGCGTACCAGACCCAGCGGTCGATCGAAGCGTCCACAAGGGACTGTGCCTTCTTCGCCGCGATGCCTTCGGACGCGGCGACCTCCGCGACGAACTGCTCGCGGCGGCCTTCCAGCATCTCCGCGACCCGGTACAGCACCTGGCCGCGGTTGTACGCGGTCGCCGCCGACCAGCCACCGAAAGCCTTGCGGGCGGCGGAAACCGCGTCGCGGACGTCCTTACGGGACGCGTGCGAGGCGTTCGCCAGGAACTTGCCCTTGCTGTCGGTGACCGGATACACCCGGCCCGACTCCGAGCGCGGGAACTTGCCGCCGATGTAGAGCTTGTAGGTCTTCGCCACCGAAATACGGTCAGACATCGAGGTAGGCCTCCAGTCCGGTGCGGCCGCCTTCGCGGCCGAAACCCGACTCCTGGTAGCCGCCGAACGGCGCGGCGGGATCGAAGCGGTTGAACGTGTTGGCCCAGACGACACCGGCTCGGAGCTGGTTCGCCATCCACAGGATGCGCGAGCCCTTCTCGGTCCAGATCCCGGCGGAGAGCCCGTACGGCGTGTTGTTCGCCTTGGTGACCGCCTCGTCCGGCGTGCGGAAGGTCAGCACCGAAAGCACCGGCCCGAAGATCTCCTCGCGGGCGATGCGCATCGACTGCTGCACGTCGGAGAACACCGTGGGAGCGAAGAAGAAACCGCGTTCCGGCACCGGGCACGGGCTGGTCCAGCGTTCCGCGCCTTCGGCGTCGCCGGACTCCACGAGGCCCTTGATCTTCGCGAGCTGCTCGGCGGAGTTGATCGCGCCGACGTCGGTGTTCTTGTCCAGCGGGTCGCCCAGCCGCAGCGTCGAGACGCGGTAGCGGAGCTTCTCGAGCAGCTCCTCGGCGATCGATTCCTGCACCAGCAGGCGCGAGCCCGCGCAGCAGACGTGGCCCTGGTTGAAGAAGATCCCGTTGACGATCCCCTCGACGGCCTGGTCCAGCGGAGCGTCGTCGAAGACGACGTTCGCCGCCTTGCCGCCCAGCTCCAGCGTCAGCTTCTTCGCGGTGCCCGCGATCTGACGCTGGATGGCCTTGCCGACCTCGGTCGATCCGGTGAAGGCGACCTTGTTCACGTCGCCGTGGCCCACGAGCGCGGCGCCGATGTCCCCGGCACCGGGCAGGATGTTCACCACGCCGGGCGGGAGTTCGGCCTGCTGGCAGATCTCCGCGAACACCAGCGCGGTCAGCGGCGTGGTCTCCGCGGGCTTGAGCACCACGGTGTTGCCGGTGGCCAGCGCGGGCGCGATCTTCCACGCCAGCATCAGCAGCGGGAAGTTCCACGGGATGACCTGGCCCGCGACGCCGAGCGGCTTCGGGTTCGGGCCGTAGCCCGCGTAGTCGAGCTTGTCGGCCCAGCCCGCGTGGTAGAAGAAGTGCGCGGCTGCCGTCGGCACGTCGGAGTCGCGCGCTTCCTTGATCGGCTTGCCGTTGTCGAGGCTTTCCAGCACGGCCAGCTCCCGCGACCGTTCCTGGATCAGGCGCGCGATGCGGAACAGGTACTTGGCGCGTTCGGAGCCCGGCATCTTGGCCCAGACGCCGTTGTACGCCTTGCGCGCGGCCTTCACCGCGGTGTCCACATCGGACACCGACGCGGTGCCGACCTCGGCGAGCACCTCTTCGGTGGCGGGGTTGATCGTCTTGAGCGGCTCACCCGAGCCGTCGACGAATTCGCCGTTCACGAACGGCCGGTACTGCGGTTTGAGGTTCGCGAGGTCGCGCGATTCGGGCGCGGGCGCGTACTCGAAGATGCCCATGGGTCAGTCCACCGTCACGTAGTCGGGACCGCTGTAGTGGCCGTCGGCCTGGGTGCGGCGCTGCAGCAGGAGGTCGTTGAGCAGGCTGGACGCCCCGAACCGGAACAGATCCGGGGTCAGCCACTGCTCGCCGGCGACCTCGTGCACCGCGACCAGGTACTTGATCGCGTCCTTGGTGGTCCGGATGCCACCGGCGGGTTTGACGCCGCGCAGTTCACCGGTCTGGACGAACCAGTCGCGGACGGCCTGCAGCATCACGTGCGTGACCGGCAGCGTCGCGGCGGGCGAGACCTTGCCGGTGGAGGTCTTGATGAAGTCGCCGCCCGCCAGCAGCGCGAGCCAGGACGCGCGGCGGACGTTGTCGTAGGTGGCCAGCTCACCGGTTTCGAGAATGACCTTCAGGTGAGCGTCGCCACAAGCGGCCTTGATCGCCTGGATCTCCTCGAAGACCTCCAGGTAGCGGCCTTCCAGGAAGGCGCCGCGATCGATCACCATGTCGATTTCGGCGGCTCCGGCGTCGACGGCGATCTTCGTGTCGGCCAGCTTGACCTCGCGGCTCGTGCGGCCTGCCGGGAAACCGGTGGCGACACTCGCCACGTGGATGCCGGTGCCGCGGAGCGCCTCGACAGCCGTCTCGGCCATGTCCGGGTACACGCACACGGCCGCGACCCGCGGGGTGTCCGGGCGGTCCGGATCCGGCCGCATGGCCTTCGCGGCGAGCGCGCGGACCTTGCCCCGGGTGTCGGCGCCTTCGAGGGTCGTCAGGTCGACCATCGAAATGGCGGTGTCGATGGCCCAGAGCTTGGCGGCCTTCTTGATGCTGCGCGTGCCGAGTCCCGCCGCCCGCTGCTCGACGCCGACCTGGTCGACGCCAGGCAGCCCGTGCAGGAACCGGCGCAGGCTCGCCTCGTCGCGAGTCGCGTCCGTCAGCGGCGACGGGGTGGCCGTCGCCGCTGACGAGCTGGTCGTAGCTGTCATACGGGTGAGTGTAGGCG encodes the following:
- the deoC gene encoding deoxyribose-phosphate aldolase encodes the protein MTATTSSSAATATPSPLTDATRDEASLRRFLHGLPGVDQVGVEQRAAGLGTRSIKKAAKLWAIDTAISMVDLTTLEGADTRGKVRALAAKAMRPDPDRPDTPRVAAVCVYPDMAETAVEALRGTGIHVASVATGFPAGRTSREVKLADTKIAVDAGAAEIDMVIDRGAFLEGRYLEVFEEIQAIKAACGDAHLKVILETGELATYDNVRRASWLALLAGGDFIKTSTGKVSPAATLPVTHVMLQAVRDWFVQTGELRGVKPAGGIRTTKDAIKYLVAVHEVAGEQWLTPDLFRFGASSLLNDLLLQRRTQADGHYSGPDYVTVD